GCGTCAACCTGGATCTCGTTGTCGAAGTGGCCGATGTTGCAGACGATGGCCTGGTCCTTCATGTTCTGCAGGTGCTCGACGGTGAGCACGTCCTTGTTGCCGGTGGTGGTCACGTAGATGTCGCCGCGGCCCAGGGTGTCTTCCACCGTGGTGACCTCGAAGCCTTCCATCGCCGCCTGCAGCGCGCAGATCGGATCGATCTCGGTGACGATGACGCGGGAGCCGTAGGCCCGCAACGACGCCGCGCAACCCTTGCCAACGTCGCCATAGCCACAGACCACGGCGACCTTGCCGGCCAGCATCACGTCCATCGCGCGCTTGAGGCCGTCGGCCAGCGATTCGCGGCAGCCGTAGAGGTTGTCGAACTTGGACTTGGTGACCGAGTCATTGACGTTGATCGCAGGAACCAGCAGTGAGCCGGCTTCGGCCAGCTGGTACAGGCGCAGGACGCCGGTGGTGGTTTCCTCCGACACGCCCCTCCAGTCCTTGACCACGGTGTGCCAGAAGCCCGGGCGCTCGATGGCGACGCGCTTGAGCAGATTCTTGATCACCTGCTCCTCGTGCGAGGCGGCCTTCTCATCGACCCACGTGGAGCCGTTTTCCAGCTCGTAGCCCTTGTGGATCAGCAGGGTCACGTCGCCGCCGTCGTCCACCACCAGCTGCGGCCCCAGAAATTTCTCTTTACCGTCAGCGCCCTTGCCGTCGGGGAAGCTCAGCGCGGCCAGGGTGCAGTCCCAGTACTCCTCCAGCGTCTCGCCCTTCCAGGCGAACACCGGGGTGCCGGACGCAGCGATCGCGGCGGCGGCATGGTCCTGGGTGGAGAAGATGTTGCACGAGGCCCAGCGCACGTCGGCGCCGATGTCCCTCAGGGTCTCGATCAGCACGGCGGTCTGCACGGTCATGTGCAGCGAGCCGGTCACGCGCACGCCCTTGAGCGGCTTGTCGCCGGCGTGCTTGGCGCGGATGGACATCAGGCCGGGCATCTCGTGCTCGGCGATGTCGAATTCCTTGCGGCCCCAGTCGGCCAGGTTGATGTCGGCAACCTTGTAGTCGCCTTCCGTGGAGAAGGTGCGGGTGGTGTCTTTCATGGTCCAGCTCCGGTTCGAATCCCGCGGCACCGGTGCGGTGCGTCAAGCGGGGAGGGTGGTCGCAACCGGGCGCCGTTGTAACGGACAGAAACCACGGATGGTCTCGATCGATCCTGCCAAGCCTGGCCGTCCTGATACGACGGTCGCAGCGCCCCTCGGCGGACCGCGCCATTGTAACGGCTTGTGACGAGGCTGGAACCGGGCGGCGGCGCATCGGGACTTCCTTCACTGGCCGGCCCTCAGCAACTGTGGGAGCTTGGCCGCCTCCGCCAAAGCCCCGGCCCCCCATCCGCCGCGCCGGGGCACCACGATCGGATTCCACCTCCACCTCCCGGGATTTTCATGACCAAACCCACGCGGCGCTCCTCCGCCATCGGCCTGTTGGCCGCCCTGCTGCCATTCGCACTGCTCACCCCGGCGCTGGCCCAGACCGCCTCGCTTGACGACCAGGCCGGCTACCAGCTGCCGGTGGACACCTTGCAGGCGCTGGTCGACGCGCCGCGCCAGCCGCAGGTCCGGCTGAGCCCGAACCGCGACTTTGCGACCTTGCTCGAGACCCCGGCGCTGCCGGGCATCGACGTGGTCGCGCAACCCGAGCTGAAGCTGGCCGGCACGCGGATCAACCCGCGCACCTATGCCAGCAGCGCATTCTCGTTCGGTTCGGACCTGCAGTTGCTCGACATCGCCAAGCGCCAGGAGCTGCCGGTCACCGGCCTGCCCGCGGACCTGAAGCTGGCGGCCCTCTCATGGGCGCCGGACCAAAAGCACATCGCCTTTACCCACGTCGACAACGCCTCCGGCCATGTCGAGTTGTGGCTCGTCGAGGTCGCCTCGCGCAAGGCGCACCGCCTGCTGCAACAACCCTTGAACGCGGTGGCCGGGACCGGTTTCGACTGGCTGCCCGACAGCCGCGGCCTGCTGGTGACGCTGCGCCCGCACGGCCAGGGAGCCGCGCCCAACGCCGACGGCGTCCCCGCCGGCCCCAGCATCCAGCAAACCGATCAGGGCGCCGCGGTGCGCTCGATCCGCACCTACCAGGACCTGCTGAATAACGAGCAGGACGCGGCGATCTTCGCCCACTACCTGACCAGCCAGCTCGCACGCGTGGACCTCGCCGGCAAGCTCACGTTGCTCGGCAAGCCCGACCTGCTCATCGGCGCATCGCCGTCGCCCGACGGCAGGCACCTGCTGGTGCAGACGGTGGAGCGTCCGTTCTCCTACCTGGTGCCGTTCTCGCGTTTCCCGCGCCGCATCGAAGTGCTCGACCGCGACGGAAAGCGACTTCATACCGTCGCCCGGCTGCCACTGGTGGAAGGACTGCC
This genomic interval from Lysobacter ciconiae contains the following:
- the ahcY gene encoding adenosylhomocysteinase is translated as MKDTTRTFSTEGDYKVADINLADWGRKEFDIAEHEMPGLMSIRAKHAGDKPLKGVRVTGSLHMTVQTAVLIETLRDIGADVRWASCNIFSTQDHAAAAIAASGTPVFAWKGETLEEYWDCTLAALSFPDGKGADGKEKFLGPQLVVDDGGDVTLLIHKGYELENGSTWVDEKAASHEEQVIKNLLKRVAIERPGFWHTVVKDWRGVSEETTTGVLRLYQLAEAGSLLVPAINVNDSVTKSKFDNLYGCRESLADGLKRAMDVMLAGKVAVVCGYGDVGKGCAASLRAYGSRVIVTEIDPICALQAAMEGFEVTTVEDTLGRGDIYVTTTGNKDVLTVEHLQNMKDQAIVCNIGHFDNEIQVDALKGLKDVEQINIKPQVDKFVFADGRAIFLLAEGRLVNLGCATGHPSFVMSNSFSNQTLAQIDLWEKKDSYEKKVYILPKHLDEEVARLHLEKIGVKLTTLSAEQSAYLGVPVEGPYKSDHYRY